DNA sequence from the Alkaliphilus metalliredigens QYMF genome:
TTAATCTTTTAGGTGACAATATGAGAGACGTGCTAGACCCTAAAGAATAAATAAAACATTTAAAAGGCATAAGACATGATAATGAGGAGGAAAAGGGATGATGAAAAAAACCGTTTTAGCTTTATTGATTGCTGTCGTAATGGGGGTATTATTATTAACAGGATGTTCAACCAAGGAAGTAGAAACACCTGTTCAGCAGGACACTGCTGCTGAAAGCACAGAAACAAAGCATGCAAACGTTGGTTTGTTTTGGGTGACAGCCACACTGGACAATACTTCTGGCTATACAGGATGGGTATTGAGTCGTATAGGTGTAGCAGAATCTTTAATCCGTATTACAGATGAAATGAAATATGAAGGTCTTATTGCAGAAAGCTGGGAAAATGATGGTGATAAGACTTGGAAATTTACGATAAGAGACAAAGTCACCTTTAGCACTGGTAAAAAAGTTGATGCAGAGGCTGTTAAAAAATCAATTCAACGCTCTCTAGATTTAAATGAGAGGGCAGGGATGATTTCGCAAATTGACACCATGGAAGCAGATGGACAAACTATTACGATTATAACGAAGGAGCCATACGCTGCTCTTATTGGTAATCTTGCAGAGCCTTTGTTTGCAATTATCGATGTAGATGCCGAGAATGCAGATTTTGAAAATGCTCCTATAGCTACAGGGCCCTATGTGGTTGAAGGCTTTCAACCAGAGGAATCAATAGAGGTTGTAAAAAGCGTAAACTATTGGAATGGGGAAGTAGGCCTAGACGCTATTACCTTTAGACATATACCTGATAGTAATACACGAACAATGGCTATTCAATCTGGAGAAGTTGACATAACAGGAAGTATAGATCAAAGTCAGATTAATGTATTTAAGGATAATGATAATTTTATAGTAGATGAAATACCTAGTCTTAGAACTTTGTTTGCTTATATTAATCACCAAAGTTCTGTTTTATCGGATTTAAATATTCGAAAAGCGCTTTCCCATGCAATCGATAGAGAAAGCTATGCTTTACTGATAGGTGGAACACCTGGAACTGGTATGTTTTCAAATGCACTCCCCTTTGGCAATGAAAAACTAAAAGCAGATGGGTTTGATCCTGAAAAGGCTAAAGAAATCTTAGACCATGCAGGTTATACAGACACAAAGGGTGATGGCATAAGAGAAATGAACGGAGAAAACATTGTTCTTGAAATATATCAGACTGGTGCCCATGGTTCATCTGCTCCTGGCATTATTGCTGCCGCTATGCAGGCACAGTTTAAAGAAATTGGTATTGGCGCTGAAATAAGAACAGTTGAAAATCTTAATGCAATTTATGAAGAAGGAAAATTCGATATTACTTTCTCCAATGACAATACAGGTATTACAGCAGACCCACAGAGCTTTGTGCAAATTACTTATAAAGCAGATGCCACAAGAAATTACGGTAAGTATAGCAACCCAGAGATGGATCAGTACATTGAATCCTTAAACAGTGTATTTGACCCACAGGAAAGATATGAAATTGCTGCTAAAATTTCTCAGATTGCAATTGACGATGTAGCAAACTTTTATATTAACTATATACCTCTTAATATAGTAGGAAATAGCCGTATCAAAAACCTTAAACAGCAACCAATTGATTATTATATGATTACACCTGATATAAAAATGGAGTGAACCCTATGACTTTGATGGAAATAAAAAACCTGTCTATCCAATATAATCAGCAATTAGCCTTACATAATTTCAATCTCACAATACAGAAAAATAAAATTATAGCTGTGGTTGGAGAAAGTGGAAGTGGAAAATCTACTTTAATTCATGGGATTATGGGACTGTTGCCTAATAATGGAGAAGTGATACAGGGTGAGATTTTATATGATGGGAAAAATCTACTGAAGAACAATTACTTTCAGTGGAGAAAAACAAGAGGAAACAAAATAGCCCTTGTTTTTCAAGATGCTAGCACATACTTTAATCCAAAAAGAAAAATAGGTAAGCAATTTATAGAAAGTATTTTAAGTCATAGGAATGTTTCGAGAGAAGAAGCTTATACCATGGCCTGCCAGGCCTTAGAAGATATGTATCTTCCTAGTGCTGAAAGGGTTATGGATTCATACGCATTTCAGCTTAGTGGAGGTATGAAACAAAGAACTGCAATGGCCATGGCAATGGTAATGAAACCAGATATTCTTTTGGCAGATGAACCCACAAGCGCCTTAGATGTTACAATACAGGCCCAGGTGGTTAAACTCATGATGAAGCAAAGGGAAGAAACAGCAGCAGCCATTGTGATCGTAACTCACAACATGGGAGTTGCCTCCTACATGGCAGATGAAATAGTTGTAATGAAAAACGGTGTTATTGTAGAACACGGTAGTAAGGATCAAATAATCTACAATCCAAAGCATCCCTATACACAAAAACTACTTTTAGCTGTTCCAGAATTGGAGGATGATAGCATTGTATAGCAAAGAACCTATTCTTGAGATTAAAAATGTAAACAAAAACTTTTACGTACAAAAGGGGAGGGGTGTACAGGCTCTAAGAGATATTAACCTAGATCTCTACCCCTCGGAGTGTCTGGGAATAGTAGGAGAGACAGGAAGTGGAAAGAGTACAATTGCCCGTATTATTACAAATGTTGATACACCCAGTAGTGGTGAGATATACTATCGTGGTGAGAAAATTACAGATGTGAAAAAACAGCAATTGAGAAAAAATCACCTTAATATACAAATGATTTTCCAAAATCCTAAATCAACCTTTCATCCTCGAATGAGAATGCAGGAGGCGATAGCTGAACCTTTTATAAATTATGGTATCATAAAGAAAAAAGAGGCAATGAAGGCGGCTGTTGGTCTACTGGAATCCATAGGATTGCCACAGATATATGCAAAAAAATATCCCCATGAACTAAGTGGAGGCGAACTTCAAAGGATTGCAATAGCCAGGGCTATATCGGTAAAGCCGAAGATCGTGATATGTGATGAAGCTACTTGTGCATTAGATGTATCTATACAACAACAGATTGCTGAACTTTTAATGAAATTAAAAGAGGAAAACCATATGTCCTATATATTTATTGGACATGATCTAGCCTTTGTTAAAAAGGTTAGCCATCGGATCGCGATTATGTATATGGGGGAGATCGTAGAAATAATTGAGTCAAAAAAATTGATTTCCCATAGTCAGCATCCTTATACCAGGTCATTACTTGAATCTATTCTACCAGTCAAAAGTAGAAGAAAAAATGATATTAAAATTTTAAAGGGATTTATGACAGAGGATTTGAATATAGGAGATGGGTGTCGCTTTTATTCAAGATGTGAGAGAGCAGAAAATATATGTAGACTAAAAAAAACAAGACTTACAAAGGTGGATGAACTTCATTATTGTGCATGTCACGTCAAAAATTATGAGGAATTGCAGATAAAAAATGTAGTAGGGGGAGATAGCTATGAAAAAGCTTCGGGAAATTGAAGATTATTGGAATCAAAGAGCAAGGGGTTTTTCGCTTTCGGTAGTGGAGGAATTAGAAGACGATAAGAAAGATCAGTGGTTGCAGCTTTTTAAGAAATACGGAATGACAGAAAGAAAACTTAAGGTACTAGATGTTGGAACGGGTAGCGGTTTTTTTGCTGTTCTTTTAGCCCAGGAAGGCCATGATGTTACAGGAATTGATTATACACCAAATATGCTAAAGCATGCTGAAGAAACAGCGCGTAAGTTTAATGTTAAGCTGGACTTAAGGCAAATGGACGCACAAAATCTTGAATTTGAAGATGAAAGTTTTGATTTAATTGTAACAAGAAACCTAATGTGGAACCTTGAATTCCCTGAGAAGGCATATAGAGAATGGATTAGAGTACTAAAAAAAGGTGGGAAGATTATTAATTTTGATGGTAATTACTATCTACATCTACATGATGATGTGTATAAAGAAGGCTATGAAAAGATAGAATATGTCCCTGATCGTCAAGGTCATACTAAAAACAACATAGACAATGTGGACTTTAGTATCATGAGGGAAATAGCCCGCGAATTACCTATGAGTAGTATCAGAAGACCTCAGTGGGACGTAAACACACTTGTTGCTATGGGAGTTAATTCAGTATCTGTGGATTTAAGCCAAGGTCGTAAATTTGCGGCAATGGATCAGGAGAATAACGAAATTTATTTAACAAGTGCATTTATGATTTGTGCAGAAAAATAATAGCACTCTAGCAGCTAACTATATAAAGAATAAACTCTAAAGTTAAGAAGATTGATAAAATCATAAATATAATAATGGGAATAAAGGAAATATTGAGGAGGCTAACAGACAAAAAGAATTTGTTAGCCTCCTTTTTTGTACAAATTACTTACTACTTAAAAACATTTACTTATTTAGCATGAAACCCATGAAAAATACAACGGAATAATCATTGATATATGGTGAATTTTGGTGTAACATGAAATTATTAATGCATTGATATATAAATATATGATTATATATTAATGAAAATAGGGGGGATATAATGGGGGTTTATTTAGATAATGCAGCTACATCTTATCCAAAGCCACGGGAAGTATTAGATGCTGTATATGATTTTATGTTAAATAACGGTGCTACTTCTGGAAGAGGAGCCTATGAGCGCGCAATGATGGCTGATGGCTTGGTATATGACACAAGGAAAATGATTGCTAACCTTTTCAATTTTCATGACCCTAAAAAGGTTATTTTTACAGCAAATATTACGGAGTCCCTGAACTTAGCTATAAAAGGTATCGTAAAAAAAGGAGACCATGTAATAACCAGTAGCTTAGAACATAATGCTGTATGGCGATGTCTTAAAACATTAGAAAGAGATAGGGGAATAAGTCTATCGGTGGTGCCGGCTGCAAAGGAAGGGTATATTAATCCACTAGATGTAAAGGATTTGATTCGAAAGAATACAACATTAATTGTGCTTAATCATGCCTCGAATGTTTTTGGTACGATACAGCCTATAGGAGAAATAGGTGCTATTGCTAGAGAAAATAGTATTCCCTTATTAGTGGATGCAGCTCAAACTGCAGGTGTTTTGCCCATAGATATAAAGGAAGATAACATTGATTTATTGGCATTTACAGGACATAAAAGCCTTTTAGGTCCTATGGGAACAGGAGGACTTATCGTGAATTGGGATGGAGAAATTGATCCTTTGAAGTCTGGGGGAACAGGAGGTGATTCAGCCTATGAATATCAACCGGATTATTTCCCTAATAGATTAGAAACAGGCACATTAAATGTAAGTGGAATAGTAGGGTTAAGGGCAGCATTAAAATTCATACAAAATGAAGGAATAGAAAAAATATTTGAAAAAGAGAAGCATTTGGTAGGATATGCACTTGATAGATTAGAAGAAGTAAGAGGCATCTCTATTTACGGACCAAAAGATCCGAATAAAATTGTTGGGGTGATTTCTTTTAATTTACAAGAGGTATCAGGAGAGGAAGTCGCTTATATATTAGACCAAGAATATGGTGTTATGGTCCGAGTAGGCCTTCATTGTGCTCCAGGTCCTCATAAAATGATCGGCAAAGAAAAAGAAGGAACTGTAAGAATTGGTATAGGATATTTTAACACAGAAGAAGATATTGATTTACTTGTAAATGCATTAAAAAAAATCAATCAACAAGTATAAGGGTAAAGGGGGAGACGATATTATGTATTTAGAAGAAATAAGGATGAACTTTATCAAACCTTGTACAACGGACGCAGGAAAAATGCAATTCAGAGCTAAATTTTCAAGGAACATTTCAGCAATATTTCCCTATATAAATGCAGTACTAAAAGGTGGCAATTATAATGATCGGGGGGGAAGTTTAACATTCAAAAGAGGAATTGCAATTATTACAATTTTTCCAGAAAAATTAGGGGTGTCTCAAATCATTAACGAATCAGAGGCCTATGAGATTATGGATATCGTAAAGGATTTGGTAAATGATGCTTATGAAAAAAAGGATCACATTAAGCCTTTATATGAAACGAGAACCCCCCCCAATACTATTGAAGTTTATAAAAATTTACCAAAATTAAATTGCAAAAGATGCGGTATAGCAACCTGTATGGCCTTTGCATCTAAACTTTTGGAAGGACAGGTGAATATAAAAAAGTGCTTACCACTGTATGAAGAAAAAAACAACCAAAAAGTAGAACAAATAGAAAATATGATACGTATGCTAGGGTATGAAATATAAAAAAGTTGGAATTATCTTTATTTGAAGTACCAATACTTTAGAAATTAATTGGAGCAGGAATTTAGAAAAAGCTTAGGAGCATCTACCTAAGCTTTTGATTTCACGTTGTATAAGTAACTAGCACCAAATCATAGATTTAGGCTATCTACTTATAATTAAATTTGCAGATATTGATATCTTCATCTTCTGCAGCTAATTTCATTCTTTCATGGACTTGTGTATAATCGGAGAGTTGATCTAAAGGTTTGTCCAAAAAAACAAGAAAATCACTAAATATTGAATTCATAACACTTCTATTTAAAAAATAGATTACCCGTTGGCCCTCTTTTTCCATATCTAAAAGTCCTGCAGTTTTTAGTGTTTTTAAGTGTTGAGATATCCTTGGCTGGCTCATTTGTAAAATAGACTCTAATTCACAAACATACATGGGTTTATGAAAGAGAAGTTTGATGATTTTAATTCGTGTTGCTTCACCTAAAGCTTTAAATACTAGCTCGAAATCCATAACAAAACCTCCACTGAATCACAAATGATTATATAATTATATTGCAATATAATTATGTTCATTATATCAAAAAAATATGAAAAAATATATCACTTTAAAAAGATCAACACATTTTATCAAGTTACCCAATCCTTATTGAGGAAGCCCTGAACAAATTTTTTAATTGTAGAATAAATTTTAGTACTTTCCAAGTTCAATCCCAAACTGTCAAATATAAATTCTTTTGTAATTTGAATACCTACAGCTCTTGTGATCAATTATAAAAAAAGAATAAAGTGGCTTAGCCACTTTATTCTTTTAATGTATAAGGAATTTTGATTATATCACGTTGGATGACTTTATCCCAAAACCTTAAGTGAGAATAATTTCCGTAAAGTGAAATTTCTCCATCCTTTATTTTACCCTTAACGGTATCTAATTTGATAATAGCTAATTCATCTTTAAGGGCTGGGATGACTTTGAAAAAGTTCATTAGATCAGTGAAATCACATTCTGTAGCAGAAGAAAAAATCAATGCTTCTTTAATCATATCACCACAAACAGAGCAGCTTATTGTATACTTGATCACTGCTTTTTCATAAGATAAATTTTTCATATCTACTTCTTTAATAGGGACTTGGGTAGTACACTTACATTTTGCAAATGCCATCATGGGATACTTAAACTCTAATTTACTCATTTATATTACCTCCTTAAAATTACTATGGTTTTGCACTTTTTACATAATTATCAGAAACTGACGTAATAATTTACAAAATAAATGAGGAATATATGAACACAATACCCCCAGCAAAGGAGCGATGCTTGTGTACATTTATATCCCTCTGTACTCCTCAAGAATTGTTACAGTTGTTATTATTTACTAAGGAACTGTTATCAATACCAAATTATAAATATTTTGTTAGCTTTAAAAAGCTTCGTATTTGTCTGTGAAGATTTTCCTTGGGAAAACTTGTTTTACCCGAAACCGCATTAGATCAAAAATTAGAGAAAAATATATCAGTGAAAGATGCAATACATACTATTGCCTCGTAACACTACCAAAGTTAACTTTACAAAGGTTTTATTTGTGGTAAAATATAGTAAAATAGTATTAAACTATAAATAAATATGTTGAAAGGATGTACTATATATGTTAAACTACAAGCATGGTACAGAAAATTTGAAATATATACACTAATTACTAACTATAGGAATAAAACACAAGGAAATTTAGTAGTAAATTGATTTATTTTTTTGACAACGAGTGTTATTATATTAACATTCATACCAATTAATTTCATTAAAATATATACATAATTAACAAATAATTACTATTAACTCACTAAATAATGCGCTTTTCTGTTGTTTAGACATTTTTTTCCGATTTTAAACATCATATTATGTTAATTATATAACGAAATATGATATTTATATAAGCACATGATGAATATTCATAAGGAACTACTGGTTTGCTTTTAGATATATAAACAAAATTTGGCGTGTTAAACTGAAAAAATGGTCTACTCCAGCAGCAGTATTAGCTTTAGTACTGGGTCTGACAGGTTATTGTTTAACGCTTAAAATTGTTTGAACTTCATAGAATAGATCTCGTTTCCTGTTTATGTGGTAGTGCTTTTCAAATTAATTTTGCATGGAACAGGTAAGGAGTCCTATATAAATTAGCAAGAAAAGCTTTAAATTTACAAGGCGTATGGCATTTTTAAAATGCCTAATAAATCTATTTAATAGGGGGAGTTAAAAATGAGTGAAGAAAAAATGGTTTCTCTTAATACCATTGACGATCAACTGATTAAAAAGGCAGCAGATGAAGGCATCGAAACTATGTGGGACAGAAAGAAAGCTATGAAGGCACCCTGTGGATTTGGAGAAAAGGGAGTATGTTGTAGAATTTGTGGTATGGGTCCCTGTAGAGTAAGTCCAGTAGCGGGAAAAGGTGCACAAAAAGGTATTTGTGGTGCTACAGCCGATACAATCGTAGCTAGAAACTTTGCAAGAATGGTGGCTGCAGGAACTGCATCACACTCTGACCATGCCAGAGATATAGCTCATGTATTACACATGGCTAGTAGAGATGGAAATTACCAGGTTCAAGATGAGAAGAAATTAATCGCATTGGCTCAGGAGTGGGAAGTACCGACAGAAGGTAGAGATATTTATGATGTAGCCCATGAAGTAGCAGAAATAGCATTAAATGAATTTGGTAAGCCCTTTGGTACATTAAGATTCCCAGATAGAGCTCCAGCTCCAAGAAGGAAAATTTGGGAAGAACTTAACATTATGCCTAGAGCTATTGATAGAGAAATTGCAACTATTATGCACTCTACTCATATGGGATGTACTAGTGATGCTGAAAGCTTACTTCGCCTGTCTATGAGAACATCTTTAGCTAACGGATGGGGCGGATCCATGTTAGGTACAGAGCTTAGTGATATTGTCTTTGGAACTTCAACTCCAAGAATGACAGAAGCAAACTTAGGGGTTTTAGAAGAAAAACAAGTGAACATTTTACTTCATGGACATGATCCATGTTTATCAGAAATGATAGTAGCTGCGGCCCAAGATCCAGAAATGATCAAGCTAACTGAAGAAGTAGGGGCTGAAGGGATTAACTTAGCAGGAATGTGCTGTACCGGTAATGAGGTAACCATGAGACATGGTGTGAAAATAGCTGGAACATTTTATCAACAAGAATTAGCAGTGTTAACTGGAGCTATAGAGGCTGTTATTGTAGACGTTCAATGTATCTTCCCATCTCTAGCACCAATAACAGATTGCTACCATACTAAGTTCATCACCACATCTCCAAAAGCTAAAATTACAGGGGCAACACATATAGAATTCAATGAAGAAAAGGCTTTAGAATCAGCTAAGGTCATCGTAAGAGAAGCTATTGAAAACTATAAAAATAGAAAACAAGATAAAGTATTTATACCACAATCAAAAGCTCAGGCCATTACAGGTTATTCTAACGAAGCTGTTATTAAGCAATTAGATAGAGTTGTAAACTCTAATATAGATCCTCAAGGAACAGTAAAACCATTAGCGGATGTTATTAAGGCAGGCGTATTAAGAGGAGCTGCTGGTATCGTTGGTTGTAACAACATAAAAACTAAGCATGAATATAGTCATATAGAAATCATGAAAAAATTAATTGCAAACGATGTTATCGTTGTCACTACTGGTTGTGCTGCTCAAGCTGCTGCCAAGGCGGGATTATTAAGCAAGGACGCTATTAAGTTAGCCGGTAAGGGACTTCAGGCGGTATGTGAACTAGTAGATATTCCACCAGTAATCCATTTAGGTTCTTGTGTGGATAACACTCGTATTATTAGACTGGTTAGTGCAGTATCTGAACATTTAGGTGTAGATAACAGTGATTTACCAGTAGTAGGTGTGGCTCCTGAATGGATGTCAGAAAAAGCTGTAGCTATTGGAACTTATGTAGTATCAAGTGGAATTGATGTGTTCTTAGGTATAACACCTCCAGTGACAGGTTCTCCTGAGTTTGTTGATTTATTAACCAATAAAATCGAAGATATGACAGGAGCTAAATTCTTTATAGATGAAAACCCATTAACACTAGCAGATAAGATACTAGAGAGAATTGAAGAAAAAAGAACAAAACTAGAAGCACGTCTAGCAAAAGAAATAGACTATGGAGTCATTAAGCCAGAAGAGGAAGTGGAAGAGACTAAGGAACTTGCTTAAAACCTTCCATCATGCTTCAAGGTAGATTTTGATGATTAAGCTAACCCAGTTGATGCTAGAAACATAGTAGCAGTTGGGTTAGCTTCAAAATCTAGGGATTTAGATAATGACAGAGATCGTAATTGACAAACAAAATAAATAAAAAGACAAAAAACTAGGAATACAGGTGATGACAATGAAAATAGCGATAACAGGTAAGGGTGGAGTTGGAAAAACAACATTTGCAGCAATGATTAGTAGGTTATATGCAGAAGAAGGATATAGTGTATTAAGTGTAGATGCAGATCCTGATGCTAACCTTGCTTTAGCATTAGGCTTTCCAAAGCAGCTAATTGACGAAATAACACCAATTTCAGAATTGAAAAATCTTGTAGCAGAACGCACGGGTTCTAGTCCTGGTAGCTTTGGAACCATGTTTAAAATGAATCCAAAAGTAAATGATATACCTGAAAAATATTGTAAAGAATACAATGGTGTAAAGGTTCTAACTATGGGAACAGTGGATACCGGTGGTTCTGGTTGTGTATGTCCAGAGCATGTTCTACTAAAAGCTTTAACCTCTCATCTTATTTTAGGGAATAAAGATGTCATGGTAATGGATATGGAAGCAGGTATTGAACATTTGGGCAGAGGAACAGCAAAAAATGTTGATGCATTTATTGTTGTAGTGGAACCCGGAGAAAGAAGTTTACAAACCTATAGAAAAGTTAAAAAATTGGCTAGTGATATAGGGATTGAAAAAATATTTGTAGTTGGAAACAAGATAAGAGATGAAAAAGACAAAAATTTCATATTAGGCGAAGTTGAAACAGCGCATTGTTTAGGTTTTATAAGCTATAATTCCAGTGTAGTTGATTCTGATAGAAGCAATCTATCACCCTATGATGCAAATGCACAGATAAAAGAGGAAGTACGTAGTATTTCAAATAAATTAAAGGGGGTTATTAAATGAGTTTTAAAAGCGACATTGAAATTGCCCAGGAGGCTAAGCTGCAAGATATAAGAGAAATAGCAGCGAAACTTAACCTAACAGAAGAGGATATCGAGCTTTATGGTAAGT
Encoded proteins:
- a CDS encoding ABC transporter substrate-binding protein, with the translated sequence MMKKTVLALLIAVVMGVLLLTGCSTKEVETPVQQDTAAESTETKHANVGLFWVTATLDNTSGYTGWVLSRIGVAESLIRITDEMKYEGLIAESWENDGDKTWKFTIRDKVTFSTGKKVDAEAVKKSIQRSLDLNERAGMISQIDTMEADGQTITIITKEPYAALIGNLAEPLFAIIDVDAENADFENAPIATGPYVVEGFQPEESIEVVKSVNYWNGEVGLDAITFRHIPDSNTRTMAIQSGEVDITGSIDQSQINVFKDNDNFIVDEIPSLRTLFAYINHQSSVLSDLNIRKALSHAIDRESYALLIGGTPGTGMFSNALPFGNEKLKADGFDPEKAKEILDHAGYTDTKGDGIREMNGENIVLEIYQTGAHGSSAPGIIAAAMQAQFKEIGIGAEIRTVENLNAIYEEGKFDITFSNDNTGITADPQSFVQITYKADATRNYGKYSNPEMDQYIESLNSVFDPQERYEIAAKISQIAIDDVANFYINYIPLNIVGNSRIKNLKQQPIDYYMITPDIKME
- a CDS encoding ABC transporter ATP-binding protein, translating into MTLMEIKNLSIQYNQQLALHNFNLTIQKNKIIAVVGESGSGKSTLIHGIMGLLPNNGEVIQGEILYDGKNLLKNNYFQWRKTRGNKIALVFQDASTYFNPKRKIGKQFIESILSHRNVSREEAYTMACQALEDMYLPSAERVMDSYAFQLSGGMKQRTAMAMAMVMKPDILLADEPTSALDVTIQAQVVKLMMKQREETAAAIVIVTHNMGVASYMADEIVVMKNGVIVEHGSKDQIIYNPKHPYTQKLLLAVPELEDDSIV
- a CDS encoding ABC transporter ATP-binding protein, with product MYSKEPILEIKNVNKNFYVQKGRGVQALRDINLDLYPSECLGIVGETGSGKSTIARIITNVDTPSSGEIYYRGEKITDVKKQQLRKNHLNIQMIFQNPKSTFHPRMRMQEAIAEPFINYGIIKKKEAMKAAVGLLESIGLPQIYAKKYPHELSGGELQRIAIARAISVKPKIVICDEATCALDVSIQQQIAELLMKLKEENHMSYIFIGHDLAFVKKVSHRIAIMYMGEIVEIIESKKLISHSQHPYTRSLLESILPVKSRRKNDIKILKGFMTEDLNIGDGCRFYSRCERAENICRLKKTRLTKVDELHYCACHVKNYEELQIKNVVGGDSYEKASGN
- a CDS encoding class I SAM-dependent methyltransferase, giving the protein MKKLREIEDYWNQRARGFSLSVVEELEDDKKDQWLQLFKKYGMTERKLKVLDVGTGSGFFAVLLAQEGHDVTGIDYTPNMLKHAEETARKFNVKLDLRQMDAQNLEFEDESFDLIVTRNLMWNLEFPEKAYREWIRVLKKGGKIINFDGNYYLHLHDDVYKEGYEKIEYVPDRQGHTKNNIDNVDFSIMREIARELPMSSIRRPQWDVNTLVAMGVNSVSVDLSQGRKFAAMDQENNEIYLTSAFMICAEK
- a CDS encoding cysteine desulfurase, whose product is MGVYLDNAATSYPKPREVLDAVYDFMLNNGATSGRGAYERAMMADGLVYDTRKMIANLFNFHDPKKVIFTANITESLNLAIKGIVKKGDHVITSSLEHNAVWRCLKTLERDRGISLSVVPAAKEGYINPLDVKDLIRKNTTLIVLNHASNVFGTIQPIGEIGAIARENSIPLLVDAAQTAGVLPIDIKEDNIDLLAFTGHKSLLGPMGTGGLIVNWDGEIDPLKSGGTGGDSAYEYQPDYFPNRLETGTLNVSGIVGLRAALKFIQNEGIEKIFEKEKHLVGYALDRLEEVRGISIYGPKDPNKIVGVISFNLQEVSGEEVAYILDQEYGVMVRVGLHCAPGPHKMIGKEKEGTVRIGIGYFNTEEDIDLLVNALKKINQQV
- a CDS encoding (Fe-S)-binding protein; translation: MYLEEIRMNFIKPCTTDAGKMQFRAKFSRNISAIFPYINAVLKGGNYNDRGGSLTFKRGIAIITIFPEKLGVSQIINESEAYEIMDIVKDLVNDAYEKKDHIKPLYETRTPPNTIEVYKNLPKLNCKRCGIATCMAFASKLLEGQVNIKKCLPLYEEKNNQKVEQIENMIRMLGYEI
- a CDS encoding ArsR/SmtB family transcription factor, encoding MDFELVFKALGEATRIKIIKLLFHKPMYVCELESILQMSQPRISQHLKTLKTAGLLDMEKEGQRVIYFLNRSVMNSIFSDFLVFLDKPLDQLSDYTQVHERMKLAAEDEDINICKFNYK
- the cooS gene encoding anaerobic carbon-monoxide dehydrogenase catalytic subunit, which gives rise to MSEEKMVSLNTIDDQLIKKAADEGIETMWDRKKAMKAPCGFGEKGVCCRICGMGPCRVSPVAGKGAQKGICGATADTIVARNFARMVAAGTASHSDHARDIAHVLHMASRDGNYQVQDEKKLIALAQEWEVPTEGRDIYDVAHEVAEIALNEFGKPFGTLRFPDRAPAPRRKIWEELNIMPRAIDREIATIMHSTHMGCTSDAESLLRLSMRTSLANGWGGSMLGTELSDIVFGTSTPRMTEANLGVLEEKQVNILLHGHDPCLSEMIVAAAQDPEMIKLTEEVGAEGINLAGMCCTGNEVTMRHGVKIAGTFYQQELAVLTGAIEAVIVDVQCIFPSLAPITDCYHTKFITTSPKAKITGATHIEFNEEKALESAKVIVREAIENYKNRKQDKVFIPQSKAQAITGYSNEAVIKQLDRVVNSNIDPQGTVKPLADVIKAGVLRGAAGIVGCNNIKTKHEYSHIEIMKKLIANDVIVVTTGCAAQAAAKAGLLSKDAIKLAGKGLQAVCELVDIPPVIHLGSCVDNTRIIRLVSAVSEHLGVDNSDLPVVGVAPEWMSEKAVAIGTYVVSSGIDVFLGITPPVTGSPEFVDLLTNKIEDMTGAKFFIDENPLTLADKILERIEEKRTKLEARLAKEIDYGVIKPEEEVEETKELA
- a CDS encoding ATP-binding protein, translated to MTMKIAITGKGGVGKTTFAAMISRLYAEEGYSVLSVDADPDANLALALGFPKQLIDEITPISELKNLVAERTGSSPGSFGTMFKMNPKVNDIPEKYCKEYNGVKVLTMGTVDTGGSGCVCPEHVLLKALTSHLILGNKDVMVMDMEAGIEHLGRGTAKNVDAFIVVVEPGERSLQTYRKVKKLASDIGIEKIFVVGNKIRDEKDKNFILGEVETAHCLGFISYNSSVVDSDRSNLSPYDANAQIKEEVRSISNKLKGVIK